From the genome of Gracilibacillus salitolerans, one region includes:
- a CDS encoding FIMAH domain-containing protein, whose amino-acid sequence MTVLETNQAFNFPYYGFDWTPHETEAQVFSNLISQSNASFRYGAGHEEYADKNIFDWMFAQFRAENRIDDLKEIVADLDIVGGNRNAQMVKLNQAERFLLDTKHDEQAINMLNAFISQINAFVNSDTLTEEQAIEMIFAAEETIRYINYINNL is encoded by the coding sequence GTGACGGTTCTGGAAACCAACCAGGCCTTTAATTTCCCATACTACGGCTTTGACTGGACGCCGCACGAAACCGAAGCCCAAGTGTTCAGTAACCTTATCAGCCAATCAAACGCCAGCTTCAGGTATGGCGCAGGCCATGAAGAGTACGCAGATAAAAACATCTTTGATTGGATGTTCGCGCAGTTCAGGGCCGAAAACAGGATTGACGACCTTAAAGAGATTGTTGCAGACCTTGATATTGTTGGTGGCAACAGGAATGCTCAGATGGTAAAACTAAATCAGGCAGAAAGATTTCTGTTGGATACGAAACATGACGAACAAGCCATCAATATGCTAAACGCCTTTATCAGCCAGATCAATGCATTTGTCAATTCAGACACACTGACTGAGGAGCAGGCAATAGAGATGATTTTCGCAGCAGAAGAGACGATCAGATATATAAATTATATAAATAATTTATGA
- the pdxA gene encoding 4-hydroxythreonine-4-phosphate dehydrogenase PdxA yields MRPIIGITMGDAAGIGPEIIVKSLQQQDVYKRAKPLVIGDVKILKREAAHIGSLVQFNVIEKPSQGLYESGTVDCIDIDLLPQDLAYGKVSAESGHSAFCFIVKAVQLALEKEIDAICTAPLNKEALHKGGHLYPGHTEILADLTNTEDFSMMLSTPKLKVIHLTTHVGLLEAIDKINPERTYKVIKLAYDTFARAGNPEVKIAVCGINPHAGENGLFGNREEEIKLQPGIDQARAEGIDVTGPYPADTLFYRAGRGDFDIVVACYHDQGHAPIKVMGVEDGVNITVGLRNGVIRTSVDHGTAFDIAGKNIADERSLLEALKAAVDLAPVKK; encoded by the coding sequence TTGCGCCCAATCATTGGAATAACGATGGGGGATGCAGCGGGTATTGGCCCTGAAATCATCGTTAAATCGCTGCAGCAACAGGATGTATATAAACGAGCAAAACCCTTAGTGATAGGAGATGTGAAGATATTAAAAAGAGAGGCTGCTCATATAGGTTCATTGGTCCAATTTAATGTTATTGAAAAGCCAAGTCAAGGTCTATACGAGTCTGGTACAGTTGATTGTATTGACATAGATTTATTGCCACAAGATTTAGCTTATGGAAAAGTATCAGCAGAATCTGGTCATTCCGCTTTTTGTTTTATTGTGAAGGCGGTTCAACTCGCGCTTGAGAAAGAGATCGATGCGATATGTACAGCACCCCTAAACAAAGAAGCCTTGCATAAGGGAGGTCATCTGTACCCTGGTCATACTGAAATCTTAGCAGATCTCACAAATACCGAGGATTTCTCGATGATGCTCTCCACACCTAAGTTGAAGGTAATACATTTAACAACACATGTTGGATTGTTGGAAGCCATTGACAAAATTAATCCGGAAAGAACCTATAAAGTTATTAAACTAGCATATGATACGTTTGCTAGAGCAGGTAACCCGGAAGTAAAAATTGCCGTTTGCGGTATAAACCCCCATGCTGGTGAAAATGGTTTGTTCGGAAATAGAGAGGAAGAGATTAAGCTTCAACCCGGAATCGATCAGGCAAGGGCAGAAGGTATTGATGTAACGGGTCCTTATCCAGCAGATACATTATTTTACCGTGCGGGGCGAGGAGATTTTGATATAGTAGTAGCTTGTTATCATGATCAAGGTCATGCTCCGATTAAAGTAATGGGTGTGGAAGATGGGGTCAACATTACTGTAGGCCTAAGAAACGGAGTCATTCGAACATCGGTTGATCACGGAACTGCTTTTGATATTGCAGGTAAAAATATAGCCGATGAGCGATCCTTGTTAGAAGCATTAAAAGCAGCTGTTGATTTAGCACCAGTAAAAAAATAG
- a CDS encoding tripartite tricarboxylate transporter TctB family protein encodes MKKIAIEIIMFISGIIFLVTAFRIKAGGFSGDVLNQRNYVLILVGLLLILSAISIVRTLLWERNKKADKVKKTVQETEQVVESAENKSNKPVNKNIYITIGLILLFIIGFTHIGFYVSSFVFVFAMTWMMFNWKRNLWIRSLIFSLALNGTFFILFQFINVYFPDNTLLF; translated from the coding sequence ATGAAAAAGATTGCTATCGAAATAATCATGTTCATTTCTGGAATCATCTTTCTTGTGACGGCTTTTCGTATTAAAGCAGGAGGTTTTTCTGGCGATGTGTTGAATCAACGAAATTATGTACTAATTCTTGTTGGTCTACTACTTATATTGTCTGCAATTTCGATTGTAAGGACACTGCTTTGGGAACGTAACAAAAAAGCTGACAAAGTCAAGAAGACTGTGCAGGAAACAGAACAAGTAGTTGAATCTGCTGAAAACAAATCTAATAAGCCAGTAAATAAAAATATATACATTACGATTGGTTTAATACTTTTATTTATTATTGGATTTACACATATCGGATTTTATGTTTCATCTTTTGTATTTGTGTTTGCGATGACATGGATGATGTTTAATTGGAAAAGAAACTTATGGATCAGATCCCTTATTTTTAGTCTAGCTTTAAACGGAACATTTTTTATCCTATTCCAATTCATTAACGTGTACTTTCCGGATAACACATTGCTATTCTAA
- a CDS encoding DUF1569 domain-containing protein, protein MKDIFNQLHTEETLNRIDKLSPNSKPQWGEMDVAQMLAHCSSFQDIAMGNAFPERGWLGILIGKFVKPIFYNDKPFPQSMSTIPTILIVDEKEFEIEKEKLKQKIITFQNNGAQKCTTHPHPFFGKLTSDQWGKGIYKHLDHHLKQFGV, encoded by the coding sequence ATGAAGGATATTTTTAATCAATTGCACACAGAGGAAACTTTAAACCGTATTGACAAATTAAGCCCAAATTCAAAACCGCAATGGGGTGAAATGGATGTTGCCCAAATGCTAGCACATTGCTCATCTTTTCAAGACATTGCAATGGGAAATGCTTTTCCTGAGAGAGGTTGGTTAGGGATATTGATAGGGAAGTTTGTGAAACCAATTTTTTATAACGACAAGCCATTCCCCCAAAGTATGTCCACAATCCCCACCATTTTGATTGTAGATGAAAAAGAATTTGAAATAGAAAAGGAAAAACTTAAACAAAAAATTATAACTTTCCAAAATAATGGTGCACAGAAGTGTACAACTCATCCACATCCTTTTTTTGGAAAACTCACTTCCGATCAATGGGGAAAAGGAATTTATAAGCACCTTGATCATCATTTAAAACAGTTTGGTGTTTAG
- the dapA gene encoding 4-hydroxy-tetrahydrodipicolinate synthase yields MKSPKGIISAMLTPFDENQKIDEEVTRKQVNRLIDNGINGLFILGTNGEFFNMDDKEKVQFSKIVVDEVKGRIPICAGTGAIRTDDVIRLTKKMEDVGVDLVSVITPYLMTISQRELIAHYKAVASSTNLPILIYHMPQGTNNVLKPETVTELSKIPNIVGIKDSSGDFDQILIFIEATEDDFAVYSGADSLILWNLIAGGAGAIAATSNMFPSLVSSIYQNWLNGDIDKAREAQEMLRPIRNASTMASTPAVFKKAMELLGEPVGPARFPVEQVGEDVTEKLRTILKQYN; encoded by the coding sequence ATGAAAAGTCCAAAAGGTATTATATCAGCCATGTTAACGCCATTCGATGAAAATCAAAAAATTGATGAGGAAGTAACGAGAAAACAAGTGAATCGCCTGATTGATAATGGAATTAACGGGCTTTTTATTTTAGGGACAAATGGTGAGTTTTTCAATATGGATGATAAGGAAAAAGTACAGTTTTCCAAGATAGTGGTAGATGAGGTGAAAGGTAGGATTCCCATATGTGCCGGAACGGGGGCAATCCGAACAGATGATGTTATTCGGTTGACGAAAAAAATGGAAGATGTTGGTGTGGATTTAGTGTCTGTGATTACACCGTATCTGATGACAATTAGTCAGCGGGAGTTGATTGCGCATTACAAAGCTGTGGCATCATCTACTAATTTACCTATTCTCATTTATCATATGCCGCAGGGTACCAATAATGTTCTAAAACCAGAAACCGTAACAGAGCTTAGTAAAATCCCTAACATTGTAGGGATTAAGGATAGCTCAGGGGATTTTGATCAAATTTTAATATTCATTGAAGCTACAGAGGATGATTTTGCTGTTTATTCTGGAGCAGATTCATTAATATTGTGGAATTTGATTGCGGGTGGAGCGGGCGCTATTGCAGCAACATCCAATATGTTTCCATCATTAGTTTCATCAATTTATCAAAACTGGCTCAATGGAGACATTGACAAAGCGCGCGAGGCGCAAGAAATGTTAAGGCCAATTCGAAATGCTTCTACCATGGCAAGTACTCCAGCTGTTTTTAAAAAAGCAATGGAGCTACTTGGGGAACCAGTCGGACCGGCACGTTTTCCTGTGGAACAGGTAGGAGAAGATGTTACAGAAAAGCTAAGAACGATCTTAAAACAATATAACTAA
- the dapA gene encoding 4-hydroxy-tetrahydrodipicolinate synthase has translation MFKPEGIIPALVTPFDEKGAVDEGALRTLIDNVIDGGCHGIFSLGSNGEFFSLSATEKLQIAKVAVDQAQGRVPVYVGTGCNSTRETIELTNQMEEIGVSAVSVITPYFVKHSQDELITHYKNIANETNLPIILYNIPGLTQNALTPETVAVLSNVDRIVAIKDSSGSFDNVLQYMDAVDNKFSVLVGTDSLILSTLMAGGSGAIAATANLLPKTVVSIYEKWKEKDYTGAAQEQLKLGPIRFVFKKGTLPSVLKEALNQSGVPVGAPRLPVTSVSAQVEAEIIDIISFYEKNGDIK, from the coding sequence ATGTTTAAACCAGAAGGAATTATACCAGCTTTAGTTACTCCTTTTGATGAAAAGGGGGCAGTTGATGAAGGTGCATTACGAACCTTGATTGATAATGTAATTGATGGAGGCTGTCATGGGATTTTTAGCTTAGGAAGTAATGGAGAGTTTTTCTCTCTTAGTGCTACTGAAAAGCTGCAAATTGCTAAAGTTGCAGTCGATCAAGCGCAAGGAAGAGTTCCGGTATATGTGGGTACGGGGTGTAATAGTACAAGGGAAACCATCGAACTAACCAATCAGATGGAAGAAATCGGTGTAAGTGCAGTATCAGTTATCACACCATATTTTGTAAAGCACTCACAGGATGAATTAATCACGCACTATAAAAATATAGCAAATGAAACAAATCTACCAATTATTTTGTATAACATTCCTGGTTTAACCCAGAATGCCCTAACCCCGGAAACAGTTGCTGTTCTATCAAATGTTGACCGTATTGTTGCAATTAAAGATAGTAGCGGTAGCTTTGATAACGTGCTACAGTATATGGATGCTGTTGATAATAAATTCTCTGTACTAGTTGGAACAGACTCACTGATTCTTTCCACGCTAATGGCAGGTGGTAGCGGAGCGATAGCTGCAACGGCTAACCTGTTACCAAAGACAGTGGTTTCTATCTATGAAAAATGGAAGGAAAAAGATTATACTGGAGCAGCACAAGAGCAGCTAAAGTTAGGTCCAATCCGTTTTGTCTTCAAAAAAGGAACACTTCCATCTGTACTAAAGGAAGCGTTAAATCAAAGTGGCGTTCCAGTTGGAGCACCAAGGTTACCAGTAACATCTGTTTCTGCACAAGTAGAAGCAGAAATAATAGATATAATTAGCTTCTATGAGAAAAATGGGGACATCAAGTAG
- a CDS encoding tripartite tricarboxylate transporter substrate binding protein, translated as MKIKLAFLLVVMLLFVGIITGCSSSGEQASGDDTSNSDTSSNNESSEEGSVDYPTQDVRIVVPYDPGGSSDSTARTIGKIIKDEGLFSENIQVTNLPGANTRIGLEEVLEAKPDGHTLLLHHTTLNAMNAVGQIDISYEDYDLIAQVAYTPNVLVGHADAEYQTFDDYLQAAKENPGSISVGVPAVGSTTHLAFETMMQKSGNEGVFEVIPFQSGADLIAAHMGGQVDLRMASTPDSIEYVKSGDVIPLVTTSYEKHWDPNIESAISFKDLGIDTGVAVRYGLYAPKDTPAEVIEKLESTLNQVVEAEEFQTFTSNNGAQAEFLSTEEFIENNEKTQGIFEDLADNINVSE; from the coding sequence ATGAAAATTAAGTTAGCTTTCTTGCTGGTAGTTATGTTGTTGTTCGTGGGAATTATTACTGGTTGTTCATCAAGTGGGGAGCAAGCAAGTGGGGATGATACATCAAATAGTGACACATCATCAAACAATGAATCATCGGAAGAAGGTTCTGTTGATTATCCGACACAGGATGTTCGAATTGTTGTACCTTATGATCCAGGTGGCTCGAGTGACTCAACAGCCAGAACGATCGGTAAGATAATAAAGGATGAAGGATTATTTTCTGAAAATATTCAAGTAACTAACTTGCCGGGTGCGAATACACGTATTGGTTTGGAAGAAGTGCTAGAAGCTAAGCCAGATGGTCACACATTGTTATTGCACCACACAACATTAAATGCAATGAATGCAGTAGGGCAAATTGATATCTCTTATGAAGACTATGATTTAATTGCACAAGTAGCTTATACACCAAACGTATTGGTAGGGCATGCGGATGCAGAATACCAAACATTTGATGACTACCTTCAAGCGGCAAAAGAAAACCCAGGTTCTATTTCCGTAGGGGTACCTGCAGTTGGCTCTACCACACACTTAGCTTTTGAAACAATGATGCAAAAGTCTGGAAATGAAGGTGTATTTGAAGTAATTCCTTTCCAAAGTGGTGCTGACTTAATTGCCGCGCACATGGGTGGTCAGGTAGATCTACGTATGGCATCAACCCCGGATTCCATTGAATATGTAAAATCAGGTGATGTAATACCTCTAGTTACTACTAGCTATGAAAAGCACTGGGATCCAAATATTGAAAGTGCCATTTCATTTAAAGATCTTGGCATTGACACAGGTGTAGCTGTACGATATGGCTTATATGCGCCTAAAGATACACCAGCAGAAGTAATAGAAAAACTAGAGAGTACATTAAATCAAGTAGTAGAAGCAGAAGAATTCCAAACCTTCACAAGTAATAATGGTGCTCAAGCTGAGTTCCTTAGCACAGAAGAATTTATTGAGAATAACGAGAAAACGCAAGGTATCTTTGAAGATCTAGCAGATAACATTAATGTTTCTGAATAA
- a CDS encoding four-carbon acid sugar kinase family protein: MKIAVIADDLTGANDTGVQFARNGLKTSVLIQPNGQILPDLDVVVMDTDSRSVSGNEAYLRVKAASEYLSKYHFNLVYKKIDSTLRGNIGSELDAVYHVYAPDFIIIAPAYPNNKRVVRNGHLFVKERAIHQTEFANDPKTPIHTSYVPDILRKGSNHEVGIITKENLVRGKTHVLNLLNEMKEQNIPYILFDSDQQSDLDEIVTYINQSRFKVVWSGSAGLAHALKMNYHPLKQNEKLHIQYKDATILTVIGSVNKRTREQLDVLRADESNKCIRLQSHLIVGNDLDCGAEVKRVIEETRLATKDYKSVVIYSAGDKAEIEEAVRKGVELQLTPTMVSDRISQVLGQITNEIMEKQEVYGLVLTGGDTARQVCVSLGVSELNLVDDIEEGIPVGFLHWKNRDILTITKAGGFGSRMVLKDAINYLKGGEVSCAQSLE; encoded by the coding sequence ATGAAAATAGCAGTGATAGCAGATGACTTAACAGGGGCGAATGACACAGGTGTTCAGTTTGCTAGAAATGGATTGAAAACATCAGTACTTATTCAACCCAATGGTCAAATACTACCAGATCTTGATGTTGTCGTAATGGACACTGATAGCAGATCGGTTTCAGGTAATGAAGCTTACCTTAGAGTGAAAGCCGCCTCTGAGTATTTGAGCAAATATCATTTTAATTTAGTGTATAAAAAAATAGATTCAACACTTAGAGGGAATATAGGTTCCGAGCTTGATGCAGTTTATCATGTTTACGCACCAGATTTTATTATTATTGCACCAGCCTATCCGAACAATAAACGAGTAGTGCGAAATGGACATTTGTTTGTAAAGGAAAGAGCTATTCATCAGACGGAATTTGCAAATGACCCCAAGACTCCTATTCATACATCCTATGTTCCTGACATCCTAAGGAAAGGCTCAAACCATGAAGTTGGAATAATTACTAAAGAGAACTTAGTTAGAGGTAAAACACACGTACTTAACCTTTTAAACGAGATGAAAGAGCAAAATATTCCATACATTTTATTCGATTCTGATCAGCAAAGCGATTTAGATGAGATTGTGACATACATCAATCAGTCAAGATTTAAGGTAGTGTGGTCAGGGAGTGCGGGTTTAGCCCACGCGCTAAAAATGAATTACCATCCATTAAAACAAAATGAAAAGTTGCATATCCAGTACAAAGATGCAACTATTTTAACAGTAATTGGTAGCGTTAACAAAAGAACAAGAGAACAGTTAGATGTTTTAAGGGCAGATGAATCTAATAAATGCATTCGATTACAATCACATTTAATAGTTGGTAATGATCTAGATTGTGGGGCTGAAGTGAAACGGGTTATAGAAGAAACTCGGCTTGCTACTAAAGATTATAAAAGCGTTGTTATTTACTCAGCTGGAGATAAGGCTGAGATAGAGGAGGCAGTGAGAAAAGGCGTTGAACTTCAATTAACACCAACAATGGTAAGTGACAGAATCTCTCAAGTCTTAGGTCAAATTACGAATGAAATAATGGAAAAACAAGAAGTGTATGGCCTTGTACTTACTGGTGGCGATACGGCAAGGCAAGTTTGTGTTTCTTTAGGTGTATCGGAGTTGAACTTGGTCGATGACATTGAGGAGGGGATACCTGTAGGGTTTCTACACTGGAAAAATAGAGATATTCTAACGATCACGAAAGCTGGTGGATTTGGAAGTAGAATGGTTTTAAAGGATGCTATTAATTATTTGAAAGGGGGGGAAGTATCTTGCGCCCAATCATTGGAATAA
- a CDS encoding tripartite tricarboxylate transporter permease gives MDIASFFDSMIGIMFSTTILFVALGVILGVVFGAIPGLTATLAVVILLPFTYGMDAVSGLSTLVAAYIGGISGGVVAAILIGMPGTPSSVTTVFDGYPMAKKGLGAKALSMGALSNLIGSCISLVFLILVAPQLAKIALSFTPFEYTMVMLFAFVTVAGLTGDFFKSILVTIFGLVLASWGFDPINAVERNPLGIDFLRNGIPAIPALIGLFVISRVFEELESDQTQPIIPKTKTKGSFPKLKEIKESGPNFLRSGLLGTAIGILPGIGSSLATYVAYDQAKKASKKPETFGEGNIQGVVASETANNAVIGGALIPLLALGIPGDSVTALVLGGLQMHGLQPGPLLFTSQPDFVAGLFASFFLAVVIMYLFMITIGARIFPILLSIKKVYLLPMVVAMCIAGTFTIGNRIEDVWIMTIFGIIGYFMHKYNFSSLPLVITLLLGFSFEQYIRNGLIQSGGDLTPFFTRPIAALFFILTVVTVFLILRTKRKSKQKEA, from the coding sequence GTGGATATTGCAAGTTTTTTTGATAGTATGATCGGAATAATGTTCAGTACAACAATTTTATTCGTTGCTCTTGGGGTTATTTTAGGAGTAGTATTTGGTGCTATACCAGGCTTAACTGCAACACTTGCTGTTGTTATTTTACTCCCTTTCACCTATGGTATGGATGCGGTATCAGGGCTTTCCACGCTTGTTGCGGCTTATATCGGGGGGATTTCCGGTGGAGTTGTTGCTGCTATTTTAATTGGGATGCCGGGTACACCTTCTTCCGTAACGACTGTTTTTGATGGTTATCCAATGGCGAAAAAAGGATTAGGTGCAAAGGCGCTTAGCATGGGGGCCTTGTCGAATCTGATTGGAAGCTGTATTTCATTAGTATTTCTTATCTTAGTAGCACCACAGTTAGCTAAGATTGCCTTATCATTTACACCTTTTGAGTACACGATGGTGATGCTTTTTGCATTTGTTACTGTCGCTGGACTTACCGGTGATTTCTTTAAAAGTATATTAGTGACTATTTTTGGATTAGTATTAGCATCTTGGGGATTTGATCCAATTAATGCAGTAGAACGAAATCCACTAGGAATTGACTTCCTAAGAAATGGTATTCCTGCCATCCCGGCATTAATTGGCCTTTTTGTTATATCTAGAGTGTTTGAAGAGCTTGAATCGGATCAAACACAACCAATCATACCGAAGACAAAAACGAAGGGCTCTTTTCCAAAATTAAAGGAAATCAAAGAAAGTGGTCCAAACTTTTTAAGGTCCGGTTTGCTAGGTACAGCAATTGGTATTTTACCAGGGATAGGTTCATCTTTAGCTACCTATGTAGCCTATGACCAAGCAAAAAAAGCGAGCAAAAAACCAGAGACCTTTGGAGAAGGAAATATTCAAGGTGTGGTTGCCTCGGAAACAGCTAACAACGCTGTCATCGGTGGTGCGCTTATCCCATTACTAGCTTTAGGTATCCCTGGGGATAGTGTCACGGCATTGGTGCTTGGTGGATTGCAAATGCATGGTCTCCAACCAGGTCCGTTGTTATTTACAAGTCAACCTGATTTTGTTGCTGGATTATTTGCATCGTTTTTCCTAGCTGTTGTGATCATGTACTTGTTTATGATAACAATCGGAGCAAGAATCTTCCCAATATTACTATCAATTAAAAAGGTTTACTTATTACCAATGGTAGTAGCGATGTGTATTGCTGGAACATTCACAATTGGTAACAGAATTGAAGATGTTTGGATTATGACTATCTTTGGAATCATCGGCTACTTCATGCATAAATACAACTTTTCTAGTTTACCATTAGTAATTACCTTGTTATTAGGTTTCTCTTTTGAACAGTATATCCGTAATGGGTTAATACAAAGTGGCGGAGATCTTACACCATTTTTTACTCGTCCAATTGCGGCACTGTTTTTCATCCTAACGGTTGTTACGGTATTCTTGATTCTTCGTACGAAGAGGAAGTCAAAGCAGAAAGAGGCTTAA
- a CDS encoding sigma-54-dependent Fis family transcriptional regulator: MKKINVLVVAPYHGLVELLNTLKPQLKDISLTIEQGDLEESISFLQKSAQGMFDFIISRGGTANLIRRNTTIPVVDIHVSGYDVLRILTLLKGYQSSIAMVGFPNVIQSFESVSSLIDIDISYHVIHKQNDVQRALEETKAKGVKVVVGDTITVRLANQLGLQGVLITSGKESVMEAFHSVRQMHQLTQQFKAKTNLYEQTLSVIKDGIAIVDEQGLIKYTNNTFRDIVGVGEDTLEDISLFHRFPYLQWVSGLNGTEIKHQLEINRQERYEVLCLPIEKQESQEDLFIFELIKEREVRAHRPNEVDIVYPQKTSDLLPQMVLSEKQITQAKEIALEQIKNKKPIVLVGEKGTGKSLFIELLANSVLGTKESIMHVEIKSVSQHTLEQLLTILKQKANANSVILLKGIENTTPTQQAKLYNNIEKINATFAFVLEAHPSYFLENSFKLENQTWKLMEINPIYFHPVRENLNEIDEYIHNLIINYNQKYGKQVVGLRIKALEKLRSHHWEGNFTEMASVIEKLIMHADGAYVDEDDLVLLELDKKLDSKGHIDNDSYVSINIDQTLEEIESDVIHIVLERMQKNKSKTAEHLGMNRATLWRKLKN; encoded by the coding sequence ATGAAAAAGATTAACGTCCTAGTGGTAGCCCCATATCATGGATTAGTTGAATTGTTAAATACTCTTAAGCCACAATTAAAAGATATTTCACTAACCATTGAACAAGGAGATTTGGAAGAAAGCATATCCTTTTTACAAAAAAGTGCGCAGGGAATGTTTGATTTTATTATTAGTAGAGGTGGAACAGCGAATTTAATAAGAAGAAATACAACTATACCAGTGGTCGATATTCATGTCTCAGGGTATGATGTTTTACGGATTTTGACACTGCTTAAAGGATATCAATCTAGTATTGCAATGGTAGGCTTTCCGAATGTTATACAAAGCTTTGAGTCTGTGTCTAGTTTAATCGACATTGATATTTCTTATCATGTAATCCATAAACAGAATGATGTACAACGAGCACTTGAAGAGACAAAAGCAAAGGGAGTAAAGGTGGTCGTTGGTGACACCATTACAGTTCGTCTTGCTAATCAATTAGGCCTCCAAGGGGTTTTGATCACGTCGGGTAAGGAATCTGTGATGGAAGCTTTTCATTCAGTTCGACAGATGCATCAATTAACACAGCAGTTTAAAGCTAAGACTAACCTATATGAACAAACATTAAGTGTGATAAAAGATGGCATTGCGATTGTAGATGAGCAAGGGCTAATTAAATATACAAACAACACCTTTAGAGATATTGTTGGCGTTGGTGAGGACACCCTCGAAGATATTTCATTATTTCATCGTTTTCCATATTTACAATGGGTATCAGGATTAAATGGAACAGAGATTAAACACCAATTAGAAATAAATCGACAAGAACGTTATGAGGTACTATGTCTGCCAATTGAAAAGCAAGAATCACAGGAAGACTTATTCATTTTTGAATTAATTAAAGAGAGGGAAGTACGAGCACACCGACCTAACGAGGTGGATATAGTTTATCCTCAGAAGACGAGCGACCTCTTACCACAAATGGTTTTGTCAGAAAAGCAGATTACGCAGGCAAAAGAAATAGCACTTGAGCAAATTAAAAACAAAAAGCCGATTGTCCTGGTAGGGGAAAAGGGAACTGGGAAAAGTTTATTTATAGAATTACTAGCTAATTCAGTGCTAGGGACAAAAGAGAGCATCATGCATGTTGAAATAAAGAGTGTGAGTCAGCATACACTTGAGCAGTTGTTGACGATCCTTAAGCAAAAAGCAAATGCAAATTCTGTTATTCTGCTAAAAGGAATAGAAAACACAACCCCTACGCAACAGGCAAAACTTTATAATAACATAGAAAAAATAAATGCGACGTTTGCTTTTGTATTGGAAGCACATCCGTCCTATTTCTTGGAAAATTCGTTCAAATTAGAGAATCAAACCTGGAAACTTATGGAAATAAATCCGATATATTTTCATCCTGTCAGAGAAAATCTGAATGAAATAGACGAGTATATTCATAATTTAATAATTAATTACAATCAGAAATATGGAAAACAAGTTGTTGGACTCCGTATAAAAGCATTAGAAAAGCTTAGGTCGCATCATTGGGAAGGTAACTTTACGGAAATGGCTAGTGTCATAGAAAAGTTAATTATGCATGCAGATGGTGCATATGTTGATGAAGATGATCTGGTGTTGCTAGAACTAGACAAGAAGTTGGATAGCAAAGGGCATATAGATAACGACAGCTATGTTTCCATTAATATTGACCAGACTTTAGAGGAGATAGAAAGTGATGTCATCCATATTGTCTTGGAAAGGATGCAGAAGAATAAATCTAAGACTGCGGAACACTTAGGTATGAATCGAGCAACGTTATGGAGAAAATTAAAAAATTAA